The sequence AGATCGTGGTGAGCGCGATGTATCCGCCAGCCAGTTTATCGACCGTATCCGCTCCAAACTGGCCAAAGTGCCGGGGATTGTCCTGTACCTGCGAGCCGGCCAGGACATCAACCTCAGTTCCGGCCCCAGCCGCAGCCAGTACCAATACGTGCTCAAGAGCAATGACGGCCCGACACTGAACACCTGGACCCAACGCCTGACGGAAAAACTGCGGGCCAACCCGGCGTTCCGCGACTTGTCCAACGACCTGCAACTGGGGGGCAGCATCACCCATATCAGCATCGACCGACAGGCTGCCGCCCGCTTTGGCCTGACCGCCACCGATGTCGATCAGGCGCTCTACGATGCTTTCGGCCAGCGCCAGGTCAACGAGTTCCAGACCGAGATCAACCAGTACCAAGTGGTGCTGGAACTCGACACCCAACAGCGCGGCAAAGCCGAAAGCCTCAATTACTTCTACCTGCGCTCCCCGTTAAGTGGCGAGATGGTGCCGCTGTCGGCGGTGGCCAAGGTTGATCCGCCCACCGTCGGGCCGTTGTCCATCAGCCATGACGGCATGTTCCCGGCGGCCAACCTGTCGTTTAACCTGGCACCCGGTGTGGCGTTGGGTGATGCGGTGATCATGCTCAACCAGGCGAAGAACGAGATCGGTATGCCGGCCTCCATCATCGGCAACTTCCAGGGAGCGGCCCAGGCATTCCAGAGCTCACTGGCCAGCCAGCCATGGCTGATCCTCGCGGCGCTGGTGGCGGTCTACATCATTCTGGGCGTGCTGTATGAGAGCTTTGTGCATCCGCTGACCATCATCTCCACCCTGCCCTCGGCGGGACTGGGGGCGTTGATCATGCTGTGGCTATTGGGCCAGGACTTTTCGATCATGGCGTTGATCGGCCTGGTGCTACTGATCGGTATCGTCAAGAAAAACGGCATCCTGATGATCGACTTCGCCCTGGAGGCCCAGCGCGTTCGCGGGTTGCCACCCCATGACGCGATTTATGAAGCCTGCGTTACGCGGTTCCGGCCAATTATCATGACCACCCTCGCCGCCTTGCTGGGCGCCGTGCCGCTGATGTTGGGTGCAGGCCCCGGTGCAGAACTGCGCCAGCCGCTGGGGATTGCGGTGGTCGGCGGGTTGCTGGTGAGCCAGGCGCTGACGCTGTTCACCACACCGGTCATATACTTGTATCTTGAGAAACTTTTCCACAGACCCAAACCGGCCCTTGGGCTGGCGACCACACACTGAGGCGGGGTCATGCGCGTTCTGATTATTGAAGACGAAGAAAAAACGGCCGACTACCTGCACCGCGGCCTGACGGAGCAAGGCTACACCGTCGACGTGGCGCGCGAGGGCGTTGAAGGCTTGCACCTGGCCCTGGAGAACGATTATGCGGTGATCGTGCTCGACGTGATGCTGCCGGGGATTGACGGCTTTGGCGTACTGCGGGCATTGCGTGCCCGCAAGCAGACGCCGGTGATCATGCTCACCGCCCGGGAGCGGGTGGAAGACCGCATTCGCGGCCTGCGTGAAGGTGCCGATGATTACCTGGGCAAACCCTTTTCGTTCCTCGAACTGGTGGCACGCCTGCAAGCCCTGACCCGGCGCAGCGGCGGCCACGAGCCGGTGCAAGTGACCGTCGCCGACCTGTGGATCGACTTGATCAGCCGCAAGGCCAGTCGCAACGGCATACGTCTGGACCTGACCGCCAAGGAGTTCTCGTTGCTCAGCGTATTGGCTCGGCGCCAAGGCGAGATCCTGTCCAAGACCTCCATTGCGGAAATGGTCTGGGACATCAATTTCGACAGCGACGCCAACGTCGTGGAAGTGGCGATCAAGCGCCTGCGGGCCAAGCTCGACGGGCCATTCGAACAGAAACTGCTGCACACCATTCGCGGCATGGGCTACGTGCTGGAGAACCGCAGTGTCGGCTAACTCCATCGCCCTGCGCCTGAGCGGTATGTTCACCCTCGTGGCGATGCTGATCTTCGTGTTGATCGGCGGTGCGTTGTACCAACAGGTAGACCGTGGCCTGGGCTTGTTGCCGGGCGCCGAGCTGGATGCGCGCTATAGCGTGCTGGAATCTTCGGTGACGCGTTTTGGTACGCCGGACCATTGGGCAAAGATCACCAACAAACTCAAATTGCTGGGGGAAGAAGACAAACGCATCCGTTTCTGGGTGGTGAGCAGTGATCCCACCTACGAATACGGCAACCCCGACGCACAGATTCGTGCGTTCGCCGAAGGGCCGATCGGCAAGCGCGACCTGCACCTGCCGGGGCACGCTTATCCGTTCAAAGTGCTGGTGAGCCAGTTCCCGGCCAAGGAACAGCGTCCGCCGCTGCGCTTCATGATTGCCATCGATACCGAAAACTTCCGCGCGACCCAGCATCATTTGCTGGTGGCATTGATCAGCCTCGCGCTGGTGGGTGTAGTGTTGGCGTCCTTGCTGGGTTTTTGGGTGGCGCGCATTGGCCTCAAGCCGCTGATCAAGCTGTCGGATGAGGCACAGAAACTCGCGCCACCAAAACTCTCCGGACGCCTGCAACTGTCGCCGCTGCCGCCGGAACTCAAGCAGTTCGTCAACTCCTTCAACTCCACCCTGGACCGAGTGGAACAGGCCTACTCCCGGCTGGAGTCGTTCAACGCCGACGTTGCCCACGAACTGCGCTCGCCCCTGACCAACCTGATTGGCCAGACTCAGGTCGCCCTGACCCGTGGCCGTTCGGCAGAGCATTACTTGGAGGTGCTGCAATCGAATCTGGAAGAGCTGGAGCGGCTGCGCTCGATCATCAATGACATGCTGTTCCTGGCCAGCGCCGACCAGGGCAGCAAAGCCACCAAGCTGATTGAAAGCTCGCTGGCCGATGAAGTTGCCACCACACTCGATTACCTGGACTTCATTCTCGAAGATGCTCAGGTACAAGTGAACGTTATTGGCGATGCCCAGGTGCAGATCGAAAAAGCCCATTTGCGGCGGGCGCTGATCAACCTGCTGAGCAATGCCGTACAACACACCGCGCCAGGGCACACCATCAAAGTGAAGATCGAAGTGCTGGAGCATCACGTGGCGATTGGTGTGACCAACCCTGGCGAGATAATCGCCAGCGAGCACTTGCCTCGGTTGTTTGAACGCTTCTATCGGGTGGACGCGTCCCGCAGCAACAGCGGCGCCAACCACGGGCTGGGGTTGGCGATCGTCAAGGCGATTGCTTTGATGCATGGCGGCGATGTGTTTGTGCGCAGTGAGGCCGATGGCAATACGTTCGGCATTACCCTGCCGGTCTAATCCTTCAAAACCCTGTAGATCCAAATGTGGGAGCGGGCTTGTGTGGGAGCGGGCTTGCTCGCGAATGCGGTGGGTCATTCAGCCTTCATGTGACTGATCCCCTGCATTCGCGAGCAAGCCCGCTCCCACATTTGGAATCCCACCCTAGTTACTGTTGCGATTTGGGCAATAGTCATTATCTTGTTACACTCTGTATCGCACCGCTCACCTGCGCTAATTTGTCGCAGCGATGAGCGTGACGGCGAAGACAGCTGACCCGCTCTCCCCTATTTCCCTCGACTTATTTCCAGGGCTCTACACTGGGAATCTGTCTTAAAGCCGCTGACTTCAGCGGCTTTTTTTTGACCCAAAAAAGGCCAGGCAAACCTAACGACACTGGCCAGTTTCGATTCATCCAAAGGAGCCCCACCCGGTGAAAACCCCGCTGACGTTCACCCCGTTATTCCTCGCGATTACTGCAACTATCATCCCTCTCGCCCAAGCGGCAGACCCCACGCCCGCCGACGGTTTCGTCGAAGGCTCAAGCTTCAAGATCAACACCCGCAACTACTACATGAACCGCGACCGCCGCGACATTCACACCGATGACAGCAAGGAGTGGGGCCAGGGTTTCCTCGGGATCTTTGAATCCGGCTACACCCAGGGCACTGTCGGTTTCGGCCTCGACGCCCACGCCATGCTCGGCCTCAAGCTTGACGGCGGTGGCGGCACCGACGGCTCCAGCATCCTGCCCGTAGGCTCCGGCAACGGCAAAGCGCCGGGTTCTTTTTCCACCGCAGGCGGCACCCTGAAAATGCGCGCCTTCGACACCGAACTGAAAGCGGGCGACCTGTTTCTCAACAACCCGGTTATCGCAGGGGGCATGACCCGTATGCTGCCCCAGACCTTTCGTGGTGTGAGCCTGACCAACCACAGCGTTGATGGCTGGATGATCGAAGGCGGCCAGGCCAGCTTCACCAAGCTCTACAACCAGAGCGGTCACCGCCGCATCGGCACCAGCTACGGCACCCTGCCCACGGGTGAAGACAGCCAGCACTTGAACTGGGCCGGCGTGGCTTGGAGCGGCGTCCCGGGGCTGACCAGCAGCCTGTATGCATCCGAACTCAAGGACATCTGGAACCAGTACTACTACGACCTGGACTACACCTACGCGGTCAACGACCTGGTCAGCCTCAACCCAGGCCTGCACTTCTACCATACCCAAGACACCGGCAACGCCCTGCTGGGCAACATCGACAACAACACCTACAGCCTGCACTTCACCGTTGGCGTCGGTAATCACAGCGTCACCGCCGCTTACCAGCGGGTCAATGGCAACACTCCGTTCGACTACATCACCCAGGGCGACAGCATCTACCTGGATAACTCCCAGCAATACTCGGACTTCAACGGCCCCAATGAGCGCTCGTGGAAGCTCAAGTATGCGTACGACTTTGTCGGCCTAGGCCTACCCGGCCTGACCTCGGCTGTGTCCTATATCAGCGGCAAGACTGACCTGACCACAGTCGATCCCGACAGCCGTGGCTATTCCTCCTGGTACAGCGCCGATGGCAAGAATGCCAAGCATTGGGAACGGGATATCGATTTGAAGTACGTGGTCCAGGGCGGCCAAGCCAAGAACCTGGCCGTGCGCCTGCAGTGGGCAACCAACCGGGGTGGGAATGGTTACTCGGCGGTGGATCGCGACGTGGATGAATACCGGGTGATTGTGGATTACCCCATTGATGTGTTTTGAGCCGGATCTTTCTTTTACCGGTAACCACTTAATTCACACTGCATAGAACTAAACTGCCAGCATCCCCACGCTGAAGTCAGTCCGATGAGCCCACGCTCCGCCTTTATCCGCCCTGCACGCCCAGAGCTTTTGCTGATTCTGGGCAGTGGCCTCACCGTCATCCTCATCGTTGGTATCGTGGCCGTGTTGCTGACCCGTGAACACGCCAGTGCCCTGCAGGCCGCCAAGCGCTCGACCAGCAACATCACCCAACTGATCAACGCCGATGTGCTGCGTAACGTCGAACTGTATGACTTGGCCCTGCACGGCCTGACCGCAGCGGCGACTCGCAAGGACTTGCCGCGGGTCCCGGCAGACATTCGGCATCTGGTGCAGTTCGATCAGGCAACGGCGGCCCCTTACAAGGGCGAAGTCCTGCTGCTGGACAAGACAGGCGCAGTCACTGCGGACTCATCGACGCTGACACCAACCCCACGCAACTTTGCCAACAACGATTTTTTCCAGGTACACCAACAAGACACCGATGCCGGACTGTTCATCAGCCGTCCTTTCAAAGTCCGCTGCGACTGTAATCAGGTATGGCGCATTGCGTTCAGCCGAAGGGTCAGCGGGCCTGACGCCGAGTTTGCAGGGGTCGCGGTGGCGACCATGCGCCTGGCGTATTTCGACCAGTTGTTCAACAGCCTCACGATCGGCAGCGGCAGCAGCATCAACCTGCTTAACAGCAGCGGCATTCTCCTGGCCCAGCAGCCCTTGCTCGAACGGGACATGATCGACAAGGACCTGAGCACGCGGCCGAACTTCAAAAGAATGCTGCGCGAAGGTAGCGGCAGTTTCAGAGGTGTCTCCAGCGTCGACGGCACGCCACGTTTGTACACGTTCACCAACGTCGGCACGCTGCCGCTGATCGTCGTCGTGGCGTTGTCCAGTGACGACGTGTTCGCTGCCTGGAAACGTGCAGCCCTGCTGATCAGTGGTGCTACTGGCGTGCTGTGCATTGGCCTGTTGTGGCTGACCTGGTTGCTACGCCTGGAGTTGCGCCGACGCTACCGAGCCGAAGCGGTGTTGTCGGAGCTTGCCGCCACTGATGCCCTGACCAGCCTGGCTAACCGCCGGACGCTGGATCAGCGCTTGCGCCTGGAATGGGACCGCGCCCAACGCTCGGGTGAACCGCTGGCCTTGTTGATGATCGACGTCGATCACTTCAAGGACTTCAACGACCGTCATGGTCATCAGGCTGGCGATGAAGCGTTACGCAGCGTGGCTCAGGTCATCGACAGCAGTATTCGCCGCCCTGCCGACCTGGCCGCCCGTTATGGCGGCGAGGAGTTTGCGGTAATCCTGCCGCATACCGACGGCAACGGCGCCGGGCTGATTGCCGAGCATATCCGCAGCGCCGTCGAGCACTTGCCACCGGTGGCCGGGGACACGAACCCCGTTACGGTGAGCATCGGGGTCGCCACCAGGGATAAAAACAGCCATGGTTCCCTGGAGGAATTGCTGCTCAGCGC is a genomic window of Pseudomonas sp. ADAK18 containing:
- a CDS encoding heavy metal response regulator transcription factor produces the protein MRVLIIEDEEKTADYLHRGLTEQGYTVDVAREGVEGLHLALENDYAVIVLDVMLPGIDGFGVLRALRARKQTPVIMLTARERVEDRIRGLREGADDYLGKPFSFLELVARLQALTRRSGGHEPVQVTVADLWIDLISRKASRNGIRLDLTAKEFSLLSVLARRQGEILSKTSIAEMVWDINFDSDANVVEVAIKRLRAKLDGPFEQKLLHTIRGMGYVLENRSVG
- a CDS encoding heavy metal sensor histidine kinase, producing MSANSIALRLSGMFTLVAMLIFVLIGGALYQQVDRGLGLLPGAELDARYSVLESSVTRFGTPDHWAKITNKLKLLGEEDKRIRFWVVSSDPTYEYGNPDAQIRAFAEGPIGKRDLHLPGHAYPFKVLVSQFPAKEQRPPLRFMIAIDTENFRATQHHLLVALISLALVGVVLASLLGFWVARIGLKPLIKLSDEAQKLAPPKLSGRLQLSPLPPELKQFVNSFNSTLDRVEQAYSRLESFNADVAHELRSPLTNLIGQTQVALTRGRSAEHYLEVLQSNLEELERLRSIINDMLFLASADQGSKATKLIESSLADEVATTLDYLDFILEDAQVQVNVIGDAQVQIEKAHLRRALINLLSNAVQHTAPGHTIKVKIEVLEHHVAIGVTNPGEIIASEHLPRLFERFYRVDASRSNSGANHGLGLAIVKAIALMHGGDVFVRSEADGNTFGITLPV
- a CDS encoding OprD family porin, producing the protein MKTPLTFTPLFLAITATIIPLAQAADPTPADGFVEGSSFKINTRNYYMNRDRRDIHTDDSKEWGQGFLGIFESGYTQGTVGFGLDAHAMLGLKLDGGGGTDGSSILPVGSGNGKAPGSFSTAGGTLKMRAFDTELKAGDLFLNNPVIAGGMTRMLPQTFRGVSLTNHSVDGWMIEGGQASFTKLYNQSGHRRIGTSYGTLPTGEDSQHLNWAGVAWSGVPGLTSSLYASELKDIWNQYYYDLDYTYAVNDLVSLNPGLHFYHTQDTGNALLGNIDNNTYSLHFTVGVGNHSVTAAYQRVNGNTPFDYITQGDSIYLDNSQQYSDFNGPNERSWKLKYAYDFVGLGLPGLTSAVSYISGKTDLTTVDPDSRGYSSWYSADGKNAKHWERDIDLKYVVQGGQAKNLAVRLQWATNRGGNGYSAVDRDVDEYRVIVDYPIDVF
- a CDS encoding sensor domain-containing diguanylate cyclase gives rise to the protein MSPRSAFIRPARPELLLILGSGLTVILIVGIVAVLLTREHASALQAAKRSTSNITQLINADVLRNVELYDLALHGLTAAATRKDLPRVPADIRHLVQFDQATAAPYKGEVLLLDKTGAVTADSSTLTPTPRNFANNDFFQVHQQDTDAGLFISRPFKVRCDCNQVWRIAFSRRVSGPDAEFAGVAVATMRLAYFDQLFNSLTIGSGSSINLLNSSGILLAQQPLLERDMIDKDLSTRPNFKRMLREGSGSFRGVSSVDGTPRLYTFTNVGTLPLIVVVALSSDDVFAAWKRAALLISGATGVLCIGLLWLTWLLRLELRRRYRAEAVLSELAATDALTSLANRRTLDQRLRLEWDRAQRSGEPLALLMIDVDHFKDFNDRHGHQAGDEALRSVAQVIDSSIRRPADLAARYGGEEFAVILPHTDGNGAGLIAEHIRSAVEHLPPVAGDTNPVTVSIGVATRDKNSHGSLEELLLSADRALYEAKHSGRNRIVDAQGVQ